A region from the Vicia villosa cultivar HV-30 ecotype Madison, WI linkage group LG3, Vvil1.0, whole genome shotgun sequence genome encodes:
- the LOC131658965 gene encoding uncharacterized protein LOC131658965: MAIIIMHYYKVLTILKNKDDITPLEILATKTSAFISRNTLSWRQRIMYYCLPLRNHDAKEVLKSLKRRTIFKAKVKNGLKAIITIKMKHIYGGLLLKEMMKIPIYSLLGGGVINQKDDLGFDSGMETKILTETKVKSKAKTTAYLTAASHGIVEIMSELESKTKSVVSETNFNNENVLLLAVKNRQPHVIQRLKKDLDEGVFQNLYLRVNKDKNTMLHLAAYTSYERENTWRISGAAMQLTWDIKWYKYIKELVPEHFNNKFNNEEKTPSDIFKEQHKELLQDSVEWLKDTSESCSVVAALIAGVSFATSGSVPGGNQQTGVPALKGQPAFEVFAISSLIGLYFSVTSLVMFLSILTSRKEVEEFHQNMPMKLLFGLSSLFVSIVAMLVSFCAGHFFVLADKYTMGGILFYLYISICFPVAFYAAAQFPLFIDLVKVVWKKVPPPSIRGVLL, translated from the exons ATGGCAATTATAATAATGCATTACTACAAAGTTCTTACCATTCTGAAAAATAAGGATGACATCACTCCTCTTGAAATTCTTGCTACTAAGACATCAGCTTTCATAAGTAGAAATACACTATCATGGCGGCAACGAATTATGTACTACT GTCTTCCTTTACGCAACCATGATGCAAAAGAAGTATTGAAATCTTTAAAGCGGAGGACTATTTTTAAAGCAAAAGTAAAGAACG GCTTAAAGGCAATAATTACTATTAAGATGAAGCACATATATGGTGGTCTGCTCTTGAAAGAAATGATGAAAATACCTATTTATTCATTATTGGGTGGTGGTGTGatcaatcaaaaagatgacttaggatTTGATTCTGGAATGGAGA CGAAGATTCTTACTGAAACAaaagtgaaaagtaaagcaaaaacCACAGCATATTTGACTGCAGCAAGTCATGGAATAGTTGAGATTATGTCAGAGCTTGAATCAAAGACAAAAAGTGTGGTTAGTGAGACTAACTTTAATAATGAAAATGTATTGCTTTTGGCAGTAAAGAATAGACAACCACATGTAATTCAGCGGTTGAAGAAGGATTTAGATGAAGGAGTCTTTCAAAACCTATATCTACGAGTTAATAAAGATAAGAATACCATGTTACACTTGGCAGCATATACATCATATGAGAGAGAAAATACTTGGAGGATATCCGGCGCTGCCATGCAATTGACGTGGGACATCAAGTGGTATAAG TACATAAAAGAATTAGTGCCGGAGCATTTCAATAATAAATTCAACAATGAAGAAAAAACCCCTAGTGATATTTTTAAGGAGCAACACAAAGAACTTCTACAAGATAGTGTTGAATGGTTGAAAGACACGTCAGAATCATGCTCAGTCGTAGCAGCTCTCATTGCTGGTGTCTCCTTTGCGACATCAGGTAGCGTACCTGGTGGCAATCAACAAACAGGAGTACCGGCATTAAAAGGACAACCTGCATTTGAAGTATTCGCTATATCTTCATTAATTGGACTTTACTTCTCTGTCACTTCACTTGTCATGTTCCTTTCTATACTCACTTCTCGAAAAGAAGTCGAAGAGTTTCATCAAAACATGCCAATGAAGCTTCTTTTTGGTTTGAGCTCCCTCTTCGTATCCATCGTTGCTATGTTGGTTTCTTTTTGTGCTGGACATTTCTTTGTGCTCGCAGATAAATATACGATGGGAGGTATCTTGTTCTATTTATATATTTCCATTTGTTTTCCTGTCGCATTCTATGCCGCTGCGCAGTTTCCGTTATTCATTGATCTTGTTAAAGTTGTTTGGAAGAAGGTTCCACCACCAAGTATTAGGGGTGTTCTTCTATAG
- the LOC131658966 gene encoding uncharacterized protein LOC131658966, which produces MEDDKSMEFWDLVLGDDWDEVIKKYNEDSNFHKIDIKGRGTALHVAVSMGRRDDVVKSLVKAIEKLGDESSLKMMNEIGATPLHVAAYAGFLDVCKLIIGKEGQRKYLIQVKNFDGETPLFWAVNVRQMSVFLYLQQFYRVDLNIAIDNN; this is translated from the exons ATGGAAGATGACAAAT CTATGGAGTTCTGGGACCTAGTATTGGGAGACGATTGGGATGaagtaattaaaaaatacaatgaaGACAGTAATTTTCACAAGATAGATATCAAGGGAAGAGGAACAGCATTACACGTGGCAGTAAGCATGGGACGACGCGACGACGTAGTGAAAAGTCTTGTAAAAGCAATAGAAAAGCTTGGTGATGAAAGTAGTTTGAAAATGATGAATGAAATAGGTGCTACTCCACTTCATGTTGCAGCATATGCAGGATTCCTAGATGTGTGTAAACTTATAATTGGAAAAGAAGGTCAAAGGAAATATTTGATTCAAGTGAAAAATTTTGACGGggaaacaccacttttttgggcGGTGAATGTCCGTCAAATGTCAGTGTTTCTTTATCTCCAACAATTTTATCGTGTTGATCTCAATATTGCTATTGATAACAACTAG